Proteins from a single region of Coregonus clupeaformis isolate EN_2021a chromosome 19, ASM2061545v1, whole genome shotgun sequence:
- the endouc gene encoding poly(U)-specific endoribonuclease-C: MEPRSALRGCGFLVILLAVVFPPLDAASQAINQELSDLFNELWKLDVNRMKPGTDYTISVQGKAGYVSQGSNHARDHASSPLFSNVNENKLKTVTTFSRFMKLLDNYERSTGVAERVSPEEVTENNLFLDAILNTEVMKRAHRYLVSKGQSHSDLRTFKGQLYTIWFRLYHRDRSGGEDSCGFEHVFVGETKFGNEIAGFHNWVQFYLQEKSRNLDYKGYKARDHDIPDQDDHVLNLQFSWHGLVKPVGSAFVGASPEFEMALYTIIFLINTHRSTTVVVNIDECQLEVVVVRHGRSIGTAYPKLLSSNNRHL, encoded by the exons ATGGAACCACG GTCTGCTCTGCGTGGCTGTGGATTCCTTGTCATTTTGCTGGCAGTGGTGTTCCCCCCTCTTGATGCAGCAAG TCAGGCAATAAACCAGGAGTTGTCAGACCTCTTCAACGAGCTCTGGAAGCTGGATGTGAACCGCATGAAGCCTGGGACTGACTACACCATCTCTGTGCAG GGCAAAGCTGGCTATGTCTCCCAAGGCAGTAACCATGCCAGGGACCATGCCTCATCGCCTCTCTTCTCCAATGTCAATGAGAACAAACTGAAGACCGTTACTACCTTCTCCC GATTCATGAAGCTCCTGGACAACTATGAGAGGTCAACAGGCGTGGCAGAGCGTGTCAGCCCAGAGGAGGTCACAGAGAACAATCTCTTCCTGGATGCCATTCTGAACACAGAGGTCATGAAG CGTGCCCACAGGTACCTAGTTAGCAAGGGCCAGTCCCACTCAGACCTGAGGACGTTCAAGGGTCAGCTGTACACCATCTGGTTCCGCCTCTACCACAGAGACAGAAGTGGAGG TGAGGACTCGTGCGGATTTGAGCATGTGTTCGTTGGAGAGACTAAATTCGGAAATGAGATTGCCGGTTTCCATAACTGGGTCCAGTTCTACCTGCAGGAGAAGAGCAGGAATTTGGACTACAAGGGATACAAAGCCAGGGACCATGACATA cctgaccAAGATGACCACGTCCTGAACCTCCAGTTCAGCTGGCACGGTTTGGTGAAGCCGGTGGGCAGTGCCTTCGTGGGGGCCAGTCCGGAGTTTGAAATGGCCCTCTACACCATCATCTTCCTCATCAACACACATCGGAGCACCACGGTGGTGGTCAACATTGACGAATGTCagctggaggtggtggtggtcaggCATGGGCGCTCCATCGGGACGGCCTACCCCAAACTGCTTAGCAGCAACAACAGGCACCTGTAG